Proteins encoded together in one Pontiella desulfatans window:
- a CDS encoding cytochrome b N-terminal domain-containing protein yields the protein MNELIQQAKEFGNKLYYSIFRHRFDNTGLTKSKIMFSNVLLHIQPVKIHKRTVKFKTTMGLGLITFYLFLILALTGILLMFHYVPSTAIGPDGLPDAYSRMLNLRSNVFWGGFIRNMHRWAAHGMVAFVALHMLRVYLAGAHRGGREFNWVIGCILGLLTVFLSYTGYLLPWDQLAFWGVKVGTEIAKIAPGGALIRGILLGDTDVGGEALIRFYVLHVAVLPAVMGFLIAVHFFRIRKDGGLAKPADTSKEKQIPDEEFGDVKNNSVFKTARSYKLVEIVKGKEPKVNEEVDQMMFAWPKLIVRELIVLLGVVAVLSAISVLFDAPLEGPADPNHPTNPSKAPWYFLGLQELVSYHGFIGGIVIPGILAGGVMVLPYIEMFFETFTKTWKTNVPGVWFARERGLLNVLFIGMYLFMLTLIIIGVYFRGENWDVIYPWVHDVSGGGH from the coding sequence ATGAATGAACTAATTCAACAGGCCAAGGAGTTCGGGAACAAGCTCTACTACTCGATCTTCCGGCATCGATTCGACAACACGGGGCTGACCAAGTCCAAGATCATGTTCAGCAATGTGCTGCTGCATATCCAGCCCGTGAAAATCCATAAGCGCACGGTCAAGTTCAAAACCACGATGGGCCTGGGGCTGATTACCTTCTATCTGTTCCTGATCCTGGCCCTGACCGGGATTTTGCTGATGTTCCACTATGTGCCATCGACCGCCATCGGCCCCGACGGGTTGCCGGACGCCTACAGCCGCATGCTCAACCTGCGCTCGAACGTCTTCTGGGGCGGCTTCATCCGCAACATGCACCGCTGGGCGGCGCACGGCATGGTGGCCTTCGTGGCGCTGCACATGTTGCGCGTCTATCTCGCCGGCGCGCACCGCGGCGGCCGCGAATTCAACTGGGTGATCGGCTGCATCCTCGGCCTCTTGACCGTCTTCCTGTCCTATACCGGCTATCTGCTGCCGTGGGACCAGCTGGCCTTCTGGGGCGTCAAGGTCGGCACCGAGATCGCCAAGATCGCACCTGGCGGCGCGTTGATCCGCGGCATCCTGCTGGGCGACACCGATGTCGGCGGCGAGGCGCTCATCCGCTTCTACGTTTTGCACGTCGCCGTTTTGCCGGCCGTGATGGGCTTCCTGATCGCCGTCCACTTTTTCCGCATCCGCAAGGATGGCGGCCTGGCCAAGCCGGCGGATACCTCGAAGGAAAAACAGATTCCCGATGAGGAGTTCGGCGATGTGAAAAACAACTCCGTTTTCAAGACGGCCCGCAGCTACAAGCTGGTGGAGATCGTCAAGGGCAAGGAGCCCAAGGTGAACGAGGAGGTCGATCAAATGATGTTTGCCTGGCCCAAGCTGATCGTGCGCGAATTGATCGTGCTGCTTGGCGTGGTGGCTGTGCTAAGCGCCATCTCGGTTTTATTCGATGCGCCGCTCGAAGGGCCGGCCGACCCGAACCACCCGACCAACCCGTCGAAGGCCCCGTGGTATTTCCTCGGCCTGCAAGAGCTGGTTTCCTACCACGGCTTCATCGGCGGCATTGTCATCCCCGGCATCCTGGCCGGCGGCGTGATGGTGCTTCCCTACATTGAAATGTTTTTCGAGACGTTCACCAAAACCTGGAAAACCAACGTTCCGGGCGTTTGGTTCGCCCGCGAGCGTGGATTGCTCAACGTGCTCTTTATCGGCATGTATCTGTTCATGTTGACGCTGATCATTATCGGGGTCTATTTCCGCGGCGAAAACTGGGACGTAATCTATCCGTGGGTGCATGACGTGTCGGGGGGAGGTCACTAA
- a CDS encoding c-type cytochrome codes for MIKDYRILAALAFAGFIFFALSMMKSMDLEFVKHQKAYYAELGEEFPGMEYKQINVKTSGGIMIDRCQTCHVGASNPDASGFAQPLTTHPPIVPGAEEDPHDFAKIGCTVCHDGNGRAVEIHDAHGEYHGWPAPLLSGQLSQANCVRCHAMESGHLAGAELYEKGRTLFLEKACWGCHTIEGISSSSQAPELTDAGGKFSYGYLVESIVDPKANDVNSKMPLFDWAHDEETVAAIATYLKGQQKERLRSAESAPIGYIKPKSELARITEPSVAAGMSLFAGAPFEGSVAKGGCVNCHAIRNSDGNLAGGNIGPELTWTIRQRGRDYVKEHIVNSRSHVADSIMPTFKDYNDAELESVVSYLSTLDYELGEADGQKLYDTYCVSCHGDDLNGRGKLAPMLDPLPRDFSKGRFVSSYETRFTDSIMEGVGGTSMPAWKNILSDEQVGTLVAFIKEKSHAAEKSYTRMQVALPKTGDLERLDFKGKGTLLEAGDPEEGFEAFQKYCTSCHGKLANGKGPNAYTLVHPLPRNLINQDFMNQVAVSDERLYQSILLGVPDTSMPPHDHLKDQTILDIIAFIRANTEEAE; via the coding sequence ATGATTAAGGACTATCGCATACTTGCCGCATTGGCTTTCGCCGGCTTCATCTTCTTCGCCCTTTCGATGATGAAGTCGATGGATCTGGAATTCGTGAAGCACCAGAAGGCCTACTATGCCGAGCTGGGCGAAGAGTTTCCGGGGATGGAATACAAGCAGATCAACGTCAAGACGTCGGGAGGCATCATGATCGACCGTTGCCAGACGTGCCACGTCGGGGCATCGAATCCGGATGCCTCCGGATTTGCGCAACCCTTGACCACACATCCGCCGATCGTGCCCGGAGCGGAAGAGGATCCGCACGACTTTGCCAAGATCGGCTGCACCGTCTGCCACGATGGAAACGGTCGCGCCGTGGAGATCCACGATGCCCATGGCGAATACCATGGCTGGCCGGCCCCGTTGCTTTCCGGGCAGCTGTCGCAGGCCAACTGCGTCCGGTGCCATGCCATGGAGAGCGGCCATCTGGCCGGCGCCGAGCTCTACGAAAAGGGCCGCACCCTCTTCCTTGAAAAGGCCTGCTGGGGCTGCCATACGATCGAAGGGATCTCCTCCTCGTCGCAGGCCCCCGAGCTGACCGATGCGGGCGGCAAGTTTTCGTATGGATACCTGGTCGAGTCGATCGTCGACCCTAAGGCCAACGACGTAAACTCGAAGATGCCGTTGTTCGACTGGGCGCACGACGAAGAGACCGTTGCCGCCATTGCAACCTATTTGAAAGGGCAGCAGAAAGAACGCCTTCGTTCCGCCGAGAGCGCTCCGATCGGCTACATCAAGCCGAAGTCCGAGCTGGCCCGGATCACCGAGCCCAGCGTGGCGGCCGGCATGAGCCTCTTCGCGGGCGCGCCCTTCGAGGGTTCCGTGGCCAAGGGCGGCTGCGTCAACTGCCATGCCATCCGCAATTCCGATGGCAACCTGGCCGGCGGCAACATCGGCCCGGAGCTGACGTGGACGATCCGCCAGCGCGGGCGCGACTATGTCAAGGAGCACATCGTCAATTCGCGTTCGCACGTGGCCGATTCAATCATGCCGACCTTCAAGGACTACAACGATGCCGAACTCGAAAGCGTGGTTTCGTATCTCTCCACGCTCGACTATGAGCTGGGCGAGGCCGACGGGCAAAAGCTCTACGACACCTATTGCGTCTCCTGCCACGGCGACGACCTGAACGGACGCGGAAAGCTGGCCCCCATGCTCGACCCATTGCCGCGCGACTTCAGCAAGGGCCGGTTCGTCAGCTCCTATGAAACGCGCTTCACGGATTCGATCATGGAAGGTGTGGGCGGAACCTCGATGCCCGCCTGGAAAAACATCCTGAGCGATGAACAGGTTGGAACGCTGGTGGCCTTCATCAAGGAAAAGAGCCATGCCGCCGAGAAATCCTACACGCGCATGCAGGTCGCGTTGCCGAAGACCGGCGACCTGGAACGGCTCGACTTCAAGGGCAAGGGAACGCTGCTGGAAGCGGGCGATCCGGAAGAGGGCTTCGAGGCCTTCCAGAAATATTGCACCTCCTGCCATGGCAAGCTCGCCAACGGCAAGGGGCCGAACGCCTACACGTTGGTTCATCCGTTGCCGCGCAACCTGATCAACCAGGATTTCATGAACCAAGTGGCCGTCTCGGATGAGCGCCTCTACCAGTCGATCCTGCTGGGCGTGCCGGATACCTCGATGCCGCCGCACGACCACCTGAAAGACCAGACCATTCTGGATATCATCGCCTTTATCCGGGCCAACACCGAGGAAGCCGAATAA
- a CDS encoding cbb3-type cytochrome c oxidase subunit I has translation MKQDTAAKTMVIASCVYFGLALTMGILTALKFVVPTVGEIEYLSMPRLRMLHTNINLFGWLLQANMGILFWILPRILHTRLFSEKLGMAMGVLYNLTVLGGFAAIVMGNVKNVEYGEIPAPFDYLIAVCWVMFAINVFGTVAIRKVKYLYVTVWYTLGAVIWTTFVYITGNMLSQMPMVTGINQANLIWFYVHNAVGLIFTPLGVAIAYYMIPKQLDTPIYSHKLSMVGFWVISFVYVWTGAHHMLNGPISNWLQTVASVFSFSLIIPVMAVVTNFFGTFATAPRHTRMKGPIPKLLMMGTVYYIFTCLQGPFQSIRSVSEIVSKTDWVVGHAHMALFGAFSYYAMAGICYVAPKMAGRKLYSEKLGDLQFWLMTLASIPFFAVLWIGGVIQGYAWLNPENTFVETLEALKHAHWMRFSTGSVIFIAYFLFLYNILMTFFGKYPAEEGAE, from the coding sequence ATGAAACAAGATACTGCTGCAAAAACGATGGTCATTGCATCGTGCGTCTACTTCGGTTTGGCGCTCACGATGGGAATCCTGACGGCGCTGAAGTTCGTGGTGCCGACGGTCGGGGAGATCGAATACCTATCGATGCCGCGCCTGCGCATGTTGCACACGAACATCAACCTGTTCGGTTGGCTGCTGCAGGCCAACATGGGCATCCTGTTCTGGATCCTGCCGCGCATCCTGCACACCCGGCTCTTCTCCGAAAAGCTTGGGATGGCCATGGGCGTGCTCTACAACCTGACGGTGCTCGGTGGTTTCGCCGCCATTGTGATGGGCAACGTGAAGAACGTCGAGTATGGCGAAATCCCGGCACCGTTCGACTACCTGATCGCGGTCTGCTGGGTGATGTTCGCCATCAACGTGTTCGGTACGGTGGCCATCCGGAAGGTGAAATACCTCTACGTCACGGTTTGGTACACGCTGGGCGCGGTGATCTGGACGACGTTCGTCTACATCACGGGCAACATGCTCAGCCAGATGCCGATGGTCACCGGCATCAACCAGGCCAACCTGATCTGGTTCTACGTGCACAACGCCGTCGGTCTCATCTTTACCCCGCTGGGTGTGGCGATCGCCTACTACATGATCCCGAAGCAGCTCGACACCCCGATCTATTCGCACAAGCTTTCGATGGTCGGCTTCTGGGTGATCTCCTTCGTCTATGTTTGGACGGGGGCGCACCACATGCTCAACGGCCCCATCTCGAACTGGTTGCAAACCGTGGCCAGCGTCTTTTCGTTCAGCCTCATCATTCCGGTGATGGCGGTGGTGACCAACTTTTTCGGAACCTTTGCCACGGCGCCGCGCCATACGCGCATGAAGGGGCCGATCCCCAAGCTGTTGATGATGGGCACGGTCTACTATATCTTCACCTGCCTCCAGGGGCCCTTCCAGTCGATCCGCTCGGTGAGCGAAATCGTGAGCAAGACCGACTGGGTGGTCGGCCACGCGCACATGGCGTTGTTCGGCGCATTTTCATACTATGCCATGGCGGGCATCTGCTACGTGGCCCCGAAAATGGCCGGCCGCAAGCTCTATTCCGAAAAGCTCGGCGATCTCCAGTTCTGGCTGATGACGCTCGCCAGCATTCCGTTCTTCGCCGTCCTTTGGATTGGTGGGGTGATCCAGGGCTATGCCTGGCTCAACCCGGAAAACACGTTTGTGGAAACGTTGGAAGCGCTCAAGCATGCGCACTGGATGCGCTTCTCGACCGGCAGTGTTATTTTCATTGCCTACTTCCTGTTCCTGTACAACATCCTAATGACATTCTTCGGGAAATATCCTGCTGAAGAGGGGGCGGAATAA
- a CDS encoding cbb3-type cytochrome c oxidase subunit II, which translates to MKIDVEKSLIWTAAGAFILFAIGAVLTTIVPPIVDKTLWTSEYDVHEYTEQEQRGIEIYKREGCVYCHTQQIRQLDSDRRRYGWRLVEAPDSEAWEYVNDKYHFLGTKRSGPDLARVGGKYSSEWHWAHFKNPRDMGEKFPDRKGIYEKVSIMPAFDYLSDEEIKDLTAYIQTLGRNKDWRVDKDGNPLNDYEQ; encoded by the coding sequence ATGAAAATCGATGTCGAAAAAAGCCTGATCTGGACGGCCGCAGGCGCGTTCATCCTCTTTGCCATCGGCGCGGTGCTCACCACCATTGTTCCGCCGATCGTCGACAAGACGCTGTGGACGTCCGAATACGATGTGCATGAATACACCGAGCAGGAGCAGCGCGGGATCGAAATCTACAAGCGCGAGGGGTGCGTCTATTGCCACACCCAGCAGATTCGCCAGCTCGATTCCGACCGCCGCCGCTATGGCTGGCGGCTGGTGGAGGCGCCCGACTCCGAGGCCTGGGAATATGTGAACGATAAATACCATTTCCTCGGCACCAAGCGCAGCGGGCCCGACCTGGCGCGCGTGGGGGGGAAATATTCGTCCGAGTGGCACTGGGCCCACTTCAAGAACCCGCGCGACATGGGCGAAAAGTTTCCCGACCGCAAAGGGATCTATGAAAAGGTTTCCATCATGCCCGCGTTCGACTATCTCAGCGACGAGGAGATCAAGGATCTCACCGCCTACATCCAGACGCTCGGCCGCAACAAGGATTGGCGTGTCGATAAAGACGGCAACCCGCTCAACGACTACGAGCAGTAA
- a CDS encoding 4Fe-4S binding protein has protein sequence MAKSKYTNRRRIIQAVAMIMLLSIPLRLVCFDLENECIRVFGARFGLSTMFYPLFTIVALILFVVFRGMSKGRIFCSHLCPMHLFLEIVNSPKNKTAASRPAKVWGWSVFFAVLSVEVILSFFQPLDNQLRLIASGHLPIIGIASALFLGFLGLFVHYQEHFCKKGCPYALIQMLLQSDTTRYMEFANPEKTCTNCRGCDDVCPMLLRARFESKGTDCTNCNLCAEACTSELGEGNTLFLLTDPQVESGEAGR, from the coding sequence ATGGCTAAGTCCAAATACACGAACCGGAGACGGATCATCCAGGCAGTGGCGATGATCATGCTCCTGAGCATCCCGCTCCGCTTGGTTTGCTTTGATTTGGAGAATGAATGCATCCGCGTCTTCGGCGCGCGCTTTGGTCTCTCCACCATGTTCTATCCGTTGTTCACGATCGTGGCGCTGATCCTTTTCGTTGTGTTCCGGGGGATGAGCAAGGGTCGGATCTTCTGCTCGCACCTCTGCCCGATGCATCTCTTTTTGGAGATCGTCAATAGCCCGAAAAACAAAACGGCGGCTTCGCGTCCGGCAAAGGTTTGGGGCTGGTCGGTCTTTTTTGCGGTGCTCTCCGTCGAGGTCATCCTGTCGTTTTTCCAACCGTTGGATAACCAGCTCCGGCTGATCGCCTCCGGGCACTTGCCCATCATCGGGATTGCATCCGCGCTGTTCCTCGGCTTCCTGGGCCTGTTTGTGCACTACCAGGAGCACTTCTGCAAGAAGGGCTGCCCCTACGCACTGATCCAGATGCTGCTGCAGTCCGACACCACGCGCTACATGGAATTCGCCAACCCCGAAAAAACCTGCACCAATTGCCGGGGCTGCGACGATGTCTGCCCAATGCTGTTGCGCGCCCGTTTCGAGAGCAAAGGCACCGACTGCACCAACTGCAACCTCTGCGCCGAGGCCTGCACCTCCGAGCTCGGCGAAGGAAACACCCTCTTCCTCCTCACCGATCCACAGGTTGAGAGTGGGGAAGCCGGGCGTTGA
- a CDS encoding sulfite exporter TauE/SafE family protein, protein MKELIAAIMLGAGLGWVAIPHCYAMCGPLHISVCALHREKSFKALSLFNLGRIVGYTLAGFLFGAFGEFVNIGPAHFCCQQGQYPLRGALLSLLFPGVMMFFIAFYAFRKKGLKAPKTNWMSKLFSGSLGKLTVGGVCSSLIPCGMLYAAYAMAVGQGSWWKGGGFMFAFVVTQTFVMQLGISLGRLVDKKWGARFEKAFPWICLVIGVVYCVLFVLKLIPAEATG, encoded by the coding sequence ATGAAAGAACTCATTGCCGCCATCATGCTAGGAGCCGGTTTGGGCTGGGTCGCCATTCCACATTGCTACGCCATGTGCGGACCCCTGCATATTTCCGTCTGTGCGCTTCATCGAGAGAAAAGCTTTAAGGCGTTGTCGCTGTTCAACCTTGGTCGGATTGTTGGCTATACGCTGGCCGGGTTCCTGTTTGGCGCCTTTGGCGAATTCGTCAACATTGGCCCGGCGCACTTTTGTTGCCAGCAAGGCCAGTATCCATTGCGCGGCGCATTGCTTTCGTTGCTGTTTCCCGGTGTCATGATGTTTTTCATCGCGTTCTATGCCTTCCGGAAAAAGGGACTGAAGGCCCCCAAGACCAACTGGATGTCGAAGCTCTTTAGCGGCAGTTTGGGCAAGCTGACGGTCGGCGGCGTCTGTTCGTCGCTGATCCCTTGCGGCATGCTCTACGCCGCCTATGCCATGGCGGTCGGACAGGGGAGCTGGTGGAAAGGCGGCGGCTTCATGTTCGCCTTCGTCGTCACCCAGACCTTCGTCATGCAGCTCGGCATTTCCCTCGGTCGCTTGGTCGACAAGAAATGGGGCGCCCGCTTCGAAAAGGCCTTCCCCTGGATCTGTTTGGTTATCGGTGTTGTCTATTGCGTCTTGTTTGTCCTCAAGCTCATTCCTGCCGAGGCGACGGGATAA
- a CDS encoding heavy metal translocating P-type ATPase yields the protein MADRCIVCNRSVPGGEGEFCCPGCAAVYTIVGKMGLDGSERDERIAQLLEGVFPGGEEADAEQAEIENGQELCFLVGGMVCPACSWLVHNSLGKLNGVGNVNLNFIAETCTLTYDPMKIGKDDIHSNVERLGYKYYEGEDARRDGFDYFRFGAGWFFALNNMMISFVVYSAETWDVPFAMQLVCSILLAVFGTLVPLYAARTTMIYGFRQIMMRQYRMESLVVLSTTAAWIYSVYSMVTGDFHRLYFDVVTLLLMLIETGNLISGSFYKKLSRRVSSLSWQLPKKARVESIDVDEDYAAVEDLSPGQEFLVKRGEFVPTDGILMAPAEFDFSLITGESHGVSLEQGHYVGAGAKLLSEDARLSVPASGQSNLIKKIVESTIEAFNTRKEQLSFGDRISQYFVPIVVGVALVVLFGNLVIGDRGDAIIRMLSVLIVACPCAFGIAEPLVLTAAIEKVRGLGIQIFNGTVLALKPAVAVFDKTGTLTRGAPEVHKVVWLVEKNQKQLDILASLENGIEHPIARALALVGTPYPVADRTIARTVVSAKVDGKHWLAGSADLFPDVGIPPDLKESTIVMFGDAERCHCIVGLKDTVRDESKQLVADLKAQGVKSYIFSGDRKAVVEQVAGELGIADFHGEMGSTDKQREIAALQAQGKAVLMVGDGINDAQALAAADFGLAVFSGQIPAKMSADGVFMVPEIGKLCDLPFMQRKVRHKIRLNYGWAFLYNIVGMFLAGVGWLSPKYCAVGMVFSNLVVIWNSMHGMALPGRKA from the coding sequence ATGGCGGATCGTTGCATAGTTTGTAATCGGAGTGTTCCCGGCGGGGAAGGCGAGTTTTGCTGCCCGGGCTGCGCGGCGGTCTACACGATCGTCGGCAAGATGGGGCTGGATGGCTCCGAGCGCGACGAGCGCATTGCCCAGCTGCTCGAGGGCGTCTTTCCCGGAGGGGAGGAAGCCGATGCCGAGCAAGCCGAAATCGAAAATGGACAGGAACTCTGTTTCCTCGTCGGCGGCATGGTGTGCCCCGCCTGCTCGTGGCTGGTGCACAACAGCCTCGGGAAGCTCAACGGCGTGGGGAACGTCAACCTCAACTTTATCGCCGAAACCTGCACGCTCACCTACGACCCGATGAAGATCGGCAAGGACGACATCCATTCGAACGTCGAAAGACTCGGCTATAAATACTACGAGGGCGAGGATGCCAGGCGCGATGGTTTCGACTATTTCCGCTTCGGCGCCGGCTGGTTCTTTGCGCTCAACAACATGATGATCTCGTTCGTGGTCTATTCCGCCGAGACCTGGGATGTCCCCTTTGCCATGCAGCTGGTCTGCTCGATCCTGCTCGCCGTCTTCGGCACACTCGTTCCGCTCTATGCCGCCCGCACCACCATGATCTATGGCTTCCGCCAAATCATGATGCGCCAATACCGCATGGAGAGCCTCGTGGTGCTCTCCACCACGGCGGCGTGGATCTATTCGGTCTATTCCATGGTCACCGGCGATTTCCACCGGCTCTATTTCGATGTCGTGACGCTCCTGTTGATGCTCATCGAAACCGGCAACCTGATCTCCGGCTCGTTCTATAAAAAGCTCAGCCGCCGCGTCAGCTCCCTCTCGTGGCAGTTGCCGAAAAAGGCGCGGGTTGAAAGCATCGATGTTGATGAGGATTATGCGGCGGTTGAGGATCTGAGCCCGGGGCAGGAGTTCCTCGTGAAGCGCGGCGAGTTTGTTCCGACCGACGGCATCCTGATGGCTCCGGCCGAGTTCGATTTCAGCCTGATCACCGGCGAGTCGCACGGCGTTTCGCTGGAGCAGGGGCACTATGTCGGCGCCGGGGCCAAGCTGCTTTCCGAGGATGCGCGTCTTTCCGTTCCGGCATCCGGCCAGAGCAACCTCATCAAAAAGATTGTCGAAAGCACCATCGAAGCCTTCAATACCCGCAAGGAGCAACTTTCGTTCGGCGACCGCATCAGCCAATACTTCGTCCCCATCGTGGTCGGCGTTGCCCTGGTGGTGTTGTTCGGCAACCTCGTCATTGGCGACCGCGGCGACGCGATCATCCGCATGCTGAGCGTGTTGATCGTCGCCTGTCCCTGCGCATTCGGGATCGCCGAGCCGCTGGTGCTCACCGCCGCCATCGAAAAGGTGCGCGGCTTAGGCATCCAGATCTTCAATGGCACCGTGCTGGCGCTCAAGCCGGCGGTGGCGGTCTTCGATAAAACCGGTACGCTCACGCGCGGCGCACCCGAAGTGCACAAGGTGGTTTGGCTGGTTGAAAAGAACCAGAAGCAGCTCGACATCCTGGCCTCGCTCGAAAACGGCATCGAGCATCCGATTGCCCGTGCGTTGGCGCTGGTTGGAACGCCGTACCCGGTGGCCGACCGCACCATCGCCCGTACCGTGGTTTCCGCCAAGGTGGACGGAAAGCACTGGCTGGCCGGCAGTGCCGACCTGTTTCCGGATGTCGGCATTCCTCCCGATCTGAAGGAGTCGACCATCGTCATGTTTGGCGATGCCGAGCGCTGCCATTGCATTGTTGGCCTCAAGGACACCGTGCGCGATGAGTCGAAGCAATTGGTGGCCGATCTCAAGGCGCAGGGGGTGAAATCGTACATTTTCTCGGGCGACCGCAAGGCGGTGGTCGAACAGGTGGCCGGCGAGCTGGGCATTGCCGACTTCCATGGCGAAATGGGCAGTACCGACAAGCAACGCGAGATTGCCGCGCTTCAGGCGCAGGGCAAGGCCGTGTTGATGGTGGGAGACGGCATCAACGACGCCCAGGCCCTGGCCGCGGCCGACTTCGGCCTCGCGGTGTTCTCCGGGCAAATCCCCGCCAAGATGAGTGCCGACGGCGTCTTCATGGTCCCCGAAATCGGCAAGCTGTGCGATCTCCCCTTCATGCAGCGCAAGGTGCGCCACAAGATCCGCCTCAACTATGGCTGGGCCTTTCTCTACAACATCGTCGGCATGTTCCTCGCGGGGGTGGGTTGGCTTTCGCCCAAATATTGCGCCGTCGGGATGGTCTTCTCCAACCTCGTCGTCATCTGGAACTCCATGCATGGCATGGCGCTCCCCGGGCGCAAGGCGTAA